One segment of Paenibacillus rhizovicinus DNA contains the following:
- a CDS encoding sigma-70 family RNA polymerase sigma factor encodes MTETAFDEPLFASLKPGLTSFCYRMLGSMDDADDAVQETSIRVWQGWSTFRQDSSFKTWVYRIASNLCLDKLRQSKRRALPVDLFDPAVAIVEPRDTLPDSAWIWPSPDFGGNPEDRLVRRETLQLCFIALLQTLPPRQRAVLIMKDVFEWSSKQIAETLAMSPAAVNSALQRARETMDRAQLRSDALSSMDVQPDQQLLSRYVEAFEQFDIAALVALFHEEGCMSMPPFEMWIRGKEDLSAFYSLTRWHCEGSRFVPITVNGGYPALAQYMPGKDGSGLVPWGIHVIETKENQILHVQNFIHTPLFSRFGLPERMDR; translated from the coding sequence ATGACAGAGACCGCATTCGACGAACCGTTATTTGCAAGCTTGAAGCCAGGCTTAACCTCGTTCTGTTACCGTATGCTAGGCTCCATGGACGATGCGGACGACGCCGTTCAGGAGACGAGCATTCGGGTCTGGCAGGGCTGGAGCACGTTCAGACAGGATTCCTCGTTCAAAACGTGGGTCTATCGGATTGCCTCCAACCTGTGCTTGGACAAGCTGAGACAATCCAAACGCCGCGCGCTTCCCGTTGACCTGTTCGACCCGGCCGTTGCCATCGTCGAACCGCGCGACACGCTGCCGGACTCTGCCTGGATTTGGCCGTCTCCCGACTTCGGGGGCAATCCGGAGGACCGGCTCGTCCGCAGAGAGACTCTTCAACTGTGCTTCATCGCGCTCCTGCAGACCTTGCCTCCGCGCCAGCGCGCGGTACTCATTATGAAGGATGTATTCGAATGGTCCTCCAAGCAGATCGCGGAAACGTTGGCGATGTCGCCGGCCGCGGTGAACAGCGCCTTGCAAAGAGCCCGAGAAACGATGGACCGGGCGCAGCTTCGTTCGGATGCGCTCAGCAGCATGGACGTTCAACCGGATCAGCAGCTGCTGTCCCGGTATGTGGAGGCCTTCGAGCAATTCGATATTGCTGCGCTCGTCGCGTTGTTCCACGAAGAAGGCTGCATGTCGATGCCGCCCTTCGAGATGTGGATTCGCGGCAAGGAAGATTTGTCCGCCTTCTATTCGCTTACTCGCTGGCATTGCGAAGGTTCGCGATTCGTGCCCATTACGGTGAATGGCGGTTATCCGGCGTTGGCCCAGTATATGCCGGGCAAGGATGGCTCCGGCCTGGTACCCTGGGGCATCCACGTCATCGAAACCAAAGAAAATCAAATCCTGCACGTTCAAAACTTCATCCATACGCCATTATTTTCGCGATTTGGGCTGCCCGAGCGAATGGACCGATGA